A window of Sulfurimonas gotlandica GD1 contains these coding sequences:
- a CDS encoding FAD-dependent oxidoreductase, with the protein MAISRREALKISSLAVAATAINGCATLSDPKANQALTVNSTYKAPIADSKGPRVVVVGGGWSGLSIAKYTKIFAPNADVILVEQRHEFISCPMSNLWLVDKIKLEYLTHDYLQAARENNYTYFHATATGLDRENRLLQTSDGDISFDYLIFAPGIDYDYSRWTNDIAFETRLRQEYPAGFIPGSEHISLRNKVLNFKGGNFILTVPSGNYRCLPAPYERACIIADYFKEKKLKAKVILLDENNAITIKKKGFQSAFDELYSDYIDYRPNTVINSINLDNKVVETEFEEISFEEAAFYPHVRGAKILERVGIAKDGQNKLEGNINSLTYEVNGEKDIYVTGDSRPMGFSKSGNTSNSEGHHVAKLIAQKINKTKEIKWYPPTTTCFSIVSIAPARAIYVYTQYAYNKIDETFAFASTSSSENWKKDGTVNADSVFDWANALYADMFSK; encoded by the coding sequence ATGGCTATATCAAGAAGAGAAGCTTTAAAAATTTCAAGTTTGGCTGTTGCTGCAACAGCCATAAACGGATGTGCTACTTTAAGTGATCCAAAAGCAAATCAAGCACTTACGGTAAACTCAACTTACAAGGCCCCTATAGCAGATTCTAAAGGCCCTAGAGTTGTAGTTGTCGGAGGTGGTTGGTCTGGACTTTCTATAGCAAAATACACAAAAATATTCGCTCCAAATGCTGATGTTATTTTAGTTGAGCAAAGACATGAATTCATCTCTTGCCCAATGAGTAACTTATGGCTAGTAGATAAGATAAAGTTAGAGTATTTAACACATGATTATCTTCAAGCGGCAAGAGAAAATAACTATACATACTTTCATGCAACAGCAACTGGACTTGATAGAGAGAATCGTCTCTTACAAACTAGTGATGGTGATATTAGTTTTGATTACTTGATATTTGCACCTGGGATTGATTATGATTACTCACGCTGGACAAATGATATTGCATTTGAGACAAGACTTAGACAAGAGTACCCTGCTGGTTTTATACCTGGATCTGAACACATAAGTCTAAGAAACAAAGTCCTAAACTTTAAAGGCGGCAACTTCATTTTAACAGTTCCAAGTGGAAATTATAGATGTCTTCCTGCCCCGTATGAGAGAGCTTGTATAATCGCTGATTATTTCAAAGAAAAAAAACTAAAAGCAAAAGTTATATTATTAGATGAGAATAATGCTATTACTATTAAGAAAAAAGGATTTCAATCTGCCTTTGATGAACTTTATAGTGATTATATTGACTATCGACCTAATACAGTTATTAATAGTATTAACTTAGACAATAAAGTAGTTGAAACAGAGTTTGAAGAAATAAGTTTCGAAGAAGCTGCTTTTTATCCTCATGTTAGAGGTGCTAAAATTTTAGAAAGAGTTGGTATTGCCAAAGATGGGCAAAACAAACTAGAGGGAAATATAAATTCTTTAACATATGAAGTAAATGGTGAAAAAGACATATACGTTACTGGTGATTCTAGACCAATGGGTTTTTCTAAATCAGGAAACACTTCAAACTCTGAAGGGCACCATGTTGCTAAATTGATAGCACAAAAGATTAATAAAACAAAAGAAATAAAATGGTATCCACCAACAACGACTTGTTTTTCTATTGTTTCAATTGCCCCTGCGAGAGCAATATATGTTTATACTCAATATGCTTATAACAAAATAGATGAAACATTTGCTTTTGCATCTACAAGTAGTAGTGAAAACTGGAAGAAAGATGGAACTGTTAATGCAGATTCAGTTTTTGATTGGGCAAATGCATTATATGCAGATATGTTTAGTAAATAG
- the soxC gene encoding sulfite dehydrogenase yields the protein MDKTFKEESTSVSRREFFKRTASVSAVAAASILAPGTLLADDPNIMHHTKWGTSLGDECNYNPYGLPSKYEHNVVRRTSALMSSAGDMHAAISMTPLHEQQGIITPSGLHFTRTHNGVAHIDPNKFRLMIHGLVEKPIVLTLEQLKRYPSETKILFLECPSNGAAEWKGPQFGSLQFVRGMMSCSEWTGVRLSVILEDLGLKPTAKWMLAEGSDGSEMSRTLPVEKVLDDCMLVYAQNGEALRDEQGYPVRLMAPGWEANLCVKWLKRLEFGDKPWYAKEETSKYTALTASGKAIQHFYALETNSVITSPCPEKPWTDLKVGDLVEIEGLAWSGHGTVRGVDLSFDGGKNWIEASLKGLVLPKAWTRFSYMYKYEGKPLLLQSRSYDDSDNVQPTVNQEKAVVGVEGVYHRNAIHTWAVDAKGEVTNVQIRS from the coding sequence GTGGATAAAACATTTAAAGAAGAATCAACATCTGTTAGTAGAAGAGAATTCTTCAAAAGAACAGCATCTGTTAGTGCTGTTGCTGCTGCAAGTATTTTAGCACCAGGTACACTACTCGCAGATGATCCAAATATTATGCATCATACTAAATGGGGAACTAGTTTAGGGGATGAGTGTAACTATAATCCTTATGGACTACCGTCAAAGTATGAGCATAACGTTGTTAGAAGAACGTCAGCATTAATGTCATCAGCTGGTGATATGCATGCTGCTATTTCTATGACACCATTACATGAGCAACAAGGTATTATTACTCCAAGTGGTTTACACTTTACTCGTACTCACAACGGTGTAGCTCATATTGATCCAAATAAGTTTAGACTTATGATTCACGGTCTTGTTGAAAAGCCTATAGTTCTTACTCTAGAGCAACTTAAAAGATATCCAAGCGAAACTAAAATTCTATTTTTGGAGTGTCCATCAAATGGTGCTGCTGAGTGGAAAGGTCCACAGTTTGGTTCTTTACAGTTTGTTAGAGGTATGATGAGTTGTTCAGAGTGGACAGGTGTTCGCTTAAGCGTAATCCTTGAAGACCTAGGTCTTAAGCCAACTGCTAAGTGGATGCTTGCAGAAGGTAGTGATGGTTCAGAGATGAGTAGAACACTGCCTGTTGAAAAAGTTCTTGATGATTGTATGCTAGTTTATGCACAAAATGGTGAAGCTTTACGTGATGAGCAGGGTTATCCTGTACGTTTAATGGCTCCGGGCTGGGAAGCTAACCTTTGTGTTAAGTGGTTAAAAAGATTAGAATTTGGTGATAAACCATGGTATGCAAAAGAAGAGACTTCTAAATATACTGCACTTACTGCAAGTGGTAAAGCTATTCAGCATTTCTACGCTCTTGAAACGAACTCGGTTATTACTTCACCATGTCCTGAAAAACCATGGACTGATCTTAAAGTCGGCGATTTAGTTGAAATAGAAGGTTTAGCATGGAGTGGACACGGTACTGTTAGAGGTGTTGATCTTAGTTTTGACGGTGGTAAAAACTGGATAGAGGCTTCTCTTAAAGGTTTGGTTCTTCCAAAAGCTTGGACGAGATTCTCTTACATGTATAAATATGAAGGTAAGCCATTATTACTTCAAAGTCGTTCTTATGATGACTCTGATAATGTTCAGCCTACAGTTAATCAAGAGAAGGCCGTAGTTGGTGTAGAGGGTGTTTACCATAGAAACGCTATTCACACATGGGCTGTTGATGCTAAAGGAGAAGTTACAAATGTTCAAATTAGATCGTAA
- a CDS encoding DUF6488 family protein produces MTKSIKTSLILLALTFTTLYAKNGYDYYYYGNNGTTYNKLNKSSISKIAKEEIKRLILENKISKNWRSIPISEIKKSNSNDWVVTFNNLKIRNKSKQNLYVFVNLYGHIQGVNYTGH; encoded by the coding sequence ATGACAAAATCAATTAAAACATCACTAATTTTATTGGCACTGACTTTTACTACTTTATATGCAAAGAATGGCTACGATTACTATTATTATGGCAACAATGGTACTACTTATAACAAACTCAACAAATCTTCAATTAGTAAAATAGCTAAAGAAGAAATTAAAAGATTAATTTTGGAAAACAAGATTTCAAAAAATTGGAGATCTATACCAATTTCAGAAATAAAGAAATCCAATTCTAATGACTGGGTAGTTACTTTTAACAATTTAAAAATTAGAAATAAATCAAAACAAAATCTTTATGTATTTGTAAATCTATATGGTCATATTCAAGGTGTCAACTACACAGGTCACTAA
- a CDS encoding thiosulfate oxidation carrier protein SoxY, with amino-acid sequence MDRRKFLGVGLAAFAAIVAPGTDLRAVDFRATMPKAWEVEKTVDGIKALYGNAGLKKSDKLKFKAPKLAENGGSIPITVTSSLDLESIALFQDANPRCLSCVFSVPKGAIIEYDFRIKMRQTAVVTIVGKERGTGTLYTASKEIDVSIGGCGG; translated from the coding sequence ATGGATAGAAGAAAATTTTTAGGCGTAGGTCTTGCAGCTTTTGCTGCAATCGTTGCACCAGGTACAGACTTAAGAGCAGTGGACTTCAGAGCTACTATGCCAAAAGCATGGGAAGTAGAAAAAACAGTTGATGGAATCAAAGCACTTTACGGTAATGCTGGATTAAAGAAAAGTGATAAATTAAAATTTAAAGCTCCAAAATTAGCTGAAAACGGTGGATCAATTCCAATTACTGTTACATCATCTTTAGACCTAGAGTCGATAGCACTTTTTCAAGATGCAAACCCAAGATGTCTATCTTGTGTATTCTCTGTACCTAAAGGTGCAATCATAGAGTATGATTTCAGAATCAAAATGAGACAGACTGCTGTTGTTACAATAGTTGGTAAAGAGAGAGGAACAGGTACTTTATATACTGCTTCTAAAGAGATCGATGTATCTATTGGTGGCTGTGGAGGTTGA
- a CDS encoding NAD(P)/FAD-dependent oxidoreductase — protein MDYKYINNMLSEMDKDLSSKGMTRRDAMKLAGISGASFMMGGSNLEAMEKDQLPLKKSGVDAKIVIVGGGLAGMSTAARLTLNLKNPDITVIEPNKLSVSYQPGQTLVAAGIWDIEDIKYNRDDFVPEGTKIIEDKVIDFDPNNNQVTTAKGQVIDYDYLIVATGLQLDFERLEGLEHAGRAYSTGDNSKLHKAIGEDTGICSIYTAEGATKTWEQMQKYIEKAKNAKDGKKVQFLFTHPSTPIKCGGAPKKIMYLTNARLKEAGARDNAELTFYPNGGAMFGVPEYHDAIYEQFKREGFKWHYRTNLIGVEKENKIAIFDSKWQEKGPFDPIMKDFEVVSKHEKIRVPYDFLHITPDAVAPREVAESEIGDGGFVPVNKETLQHVKFMNVFAIGDIAQVPMGKTGGSVRKQYKVLVDNLIAKMEGKKLPSKYAGYTVCPLITDIGTVMLAEFDWSVKPTPSFPLDPLVERWVFWLMKVYALKPMTMYGMLSGKA, from the coding sequence ATGGATTATAAATATATTAATAATATGTTATCGGAGATGGACAAAGATTTATCTTCAAAGGGAATGACAAGAAGAGATGCTATGAAGTTAGCTGGTATCTCAGGTGCAAGTTTCATGATGGGCGGTAGTAATCTTGAAGCAATGGAAAAAGATCAATTACCACTTAAAAAATCAGGAGTTGATGCTAAGATTGTAATCGTTGGTGGTGGACTTGCAGGAATGAGTACAGCTGCAAGATTGACTCTTAATCTTAAAAACCCTGATATTACTGTTATTGAGCCTAATAAGCTATCAGTATCTTATCAGCCTGGTCAAACACTAGTTGCTGCTGGTATTTGGGATATTGAAGATATTAAATATAATAGAGATGATTTCGTACCAGAAGGTACAAAAATAATCGAAGATAAAGTTATAGATTTTGACCCAAACAACAATCAAGTAACTACTGCAAAGGGTCAAGTTATTGACTATGATTATTTAATTGTAGCAACTGGTCTACAACTTGATTTTGAAAGACTTGAAGGTTTAGAGCATGCTGGTCGTGCTTATTCAACTGGAGATAATTCAAAACTTCATAAAGCCATAGGTGAGGATACTGGTATTTGTTCAATCTATACAGCTGAAGGTGCTACTAAAACTTGGGAGCAGATGCAAAAATACATCGAGAAAGCTAAAAATGCTAAAGATGGTAAAAAAGTACAATTTCTTTTCACGCATCCAAGTACACCAATTAAATGTGGTGGTGCTCCAAAGAAAATTATGTATCTTACAAACGCAAGACTTAAAGAAGCTGGTGCAAGAGATAATGCTGAACTTACTTTCTATCCAAATGGTGGAGCAATGTTTGGTGTACCTGAATACCACGATGCTATCTATGAGCAGTTTAAAAGAGAAGGTTTTAAATGGCACTATAGAACTAACCTAATAGGTGTTGAAAAAGAAAATAAAATAGCTATTTTTGATTCTAAGTGGCAAGAAAAAGGGCCTTTTGATCCAATTATGAAAGATTTCGAGGTTGTCTCTAAGCATGAAAAAATAAGAGTTCCTTATGACTTTTTACATATAACTCCAGATGCAGTAGCTCCAAGAGAAGTTGCAGAATCTGAGATAGGTGATGGTGGTTTTGTTCCTGTAAACAAAGAAACACTTCAGCATGTTAAATTTATGAATGTATTTGCAATTGGCGATATTGCACAAGTACCAATGGGTAAAACTGGTGGATCTGTAAGAAAGCAGTATAAAGTTCTTGTAGATAACTTAATAGCTAAAATGGAAGGTAAAAAATTACCTTCAAAATATGCTGGTTATACAGTTTGTCCACTTATCACAGATATTGGTACAGTTATGTTAGCTGAGTTTGACTGGAGTGTTAAACCTACACCATCATTCCCACTAGATCCATTAGTAGAAAGATGGGTGTTCTGGTTAATGAAAGTTTATGCCCTTAAACCAATGACAATGTACGGTATGCTTTCTGGTAAAGCGTAA
- a CDS encoding MBL fold metallo-hydrolase — MKIKIIILLSIVAFVISMPFIFNKSVTITDPHKLDADDNFIVYEWVEPRTGTNKEWDYNLKPVQVSDRVWCFFGAMEMPTKENAGDMSNSCYIKGKDSWIAWDSGPSYIFAKQAHAAMKKIADLPVKTVIVSHEHDDHWLGNNYYKETQGAIVYGPKSVNVNYLGYDEHTGKPNENTRDVPPQTRMIRALYQNAIRGTKLAAVDESFDKTTEFTLHGIKMEYVKVGYAHSEEDWFLYLPEDKVVLVADVVMNGRVTSNRDGIVVGQLNALKAIKARDWNHLVPGHGFITDKTADDESIQYFTLLKDRVLEGIEEEIHPDFITKHVTLEEFRNKELYYLLSPGNVFRSYEELEMYEGDEEDEKEEEEEKE, encoded by the coding sequence ATGAAAATTAAAATAATTATTTTATTATCAATAGTGGCATTCGTTATCTCTATGCCATTTATTTTTAATAAAAGTGTAACAATCACTGATCCGCATAAGCTTGACGCAGATGATAACTTTATAGTTTATGAGTGGGTTGAACCACGTACTGGTACTAATAAAGAGTGGGACTATAACTTAAAGCCGGTACAAGTTAGTGATAGAGTATGGTGTTTCTTCGGTGCTATGGAAATGCCAACTAAAGAAAATGCCGGTGATATGTCAAACAGTTGTTATATTAAAGGTAAAGATAGTTGGATAGCATGGGATAGTGGTCCATCTTACATATTTGCTAAACAAGCTCATGCAGCTATGAAAAAAATTGCTGATCTTCCTGTTAAGACAGTTATTGTAAGTCATGAGCATGATGATCACTGGTTAGGTAATAATTACTATAAAGAGACACAGGGCGCTATTGTATATGGTCCAAAGTCTGTTAATGTTAACTATCTTGGTTATGATGAGCATACTGGCAAACCAAATGAAAATACTAGAGATGTACCACCTCAAACGAGAATGATTAGAGCCCTTTACCAAAATGCAATAAGAGGCACTAAGCTAGCTGCAGTTGATGAATCTTTTGATAAGACAACTGAGTTTACACTTCATGGTATTAAGATGGAGTATGTAAAAGTTGGTTATGCACACTCTGAAGAGGATTGGTTCTTATATCTTCCAGAAGATAAAGTTGTTCTTGTTGCTGATGTTGTAATGAATGGAAGGGTAACCTCAAATCGTGATGGTATTGTTGTAGGTCAGTTAAATGCACTTAAAGCTATTAAAGCTAGAGATTGGAACCACTTAGTTCCAGGGCATGGTTTTATTACAGATAAGACTGCTGATGATGAATCTATACAATACTTTACTCTTTTAAAAGATAGAGTTCTTGAAGGTATTGAGGAAGAGATTCATCCTGACTTTATTACAAAACATGTAACTCTTGAAGAGTTTAGAAATAAAGAGTTGTATTATCTTTTAAGCCCAGGTAATGTTTTTAGATCTTATGAAGAGCTAGAGATGTATGAAGGTGATGAAGAAGATGAAAAAGAAGAAGAAGAAGAAAAAGAATAA
- a CDS encoding MOSC domain-containing protein → MSKVGKVLELFYSTNDGRINTTELALDSKGVIEDKYYNKNIQRSVLITSQDSYVLAKKHGIDAPYSALGENILIDYNPYYLKPGARVMIGELVLEISQNCTLCNSLAKVDPKLPKILKEDRGIFAKVISGATIKKDDDIYLIN, encoded by the coding sequence ATGTCAAAAGTTGGAAAAGTTCTAGAGCTATTTTATTCTACGAATGATGGCAGAATAAACACAACAGAATTAGCTCTTGATAGTAAGGGCGTTATAGAAGATAAGTATTACAATAAAAATATACAAAGATCAGTTCTGATAACTTCACAAGATAGTTATGTATTGGCTAAAAAGCATGGTATAGACGCACCATACAGCGCATTGGGCGAAAATATACTAATTGATTACAATCCATACTATTTAAAACCAGGTGCAAGAGTTATGATAGGTGAACTTGTATTAGAGATAAGCCAAAACTGCACTCTTTGCAATAGTCTTGCAAAGGTAGACCCAAAATTACCAAAAATACTCAAAGAAGATAGAGGAATTTTTGCAAAAGTGATTAGTGGTGCTACTATTAAAAAAGATGATGATATTTATCTTATAAATTAA
- the soxZ gene encoding thiosulfate oxidation carrier complex protein SoxZ → MAKMKIKAKEKGGVVKVKAMFTSLMADKEESIKKGIKPEYIKYIVAKVNDAVVFEVSTSGFMSENPLVKFKFNGKSGDEITFTTIDNNEKTETGSEKIK, encoded by the coding sequence ATGGCAAAAATGAAAATCAAAGCAAAAGAAAAAGGCGGCGTTGTAAAAGTAAAAGCAATGTTCACAAGTTTAATGGCTGATAAAGAAGAATCAATTAAGAAAGGTATTAAGCCGGAATATATCAAATATATCGTTGCTAAAGTTAATGATGCAGTAGTATTTGAAGTATCAACTAGTGGTTTTATGTCTGAAAATCCACTTGTGAAGTTTAAGTTTAATGGAAAATCAGGTGATGAAATCACTTTCACTACAATCGACAACAATGAAAAGACCGAAACGGGCAGTGAAAAAATTAAATAA
- a CDS encoding DUF2231 domain-containing protein yields MMLHPATAHFAMVLPIVASVFGLIYLFTKTEGMSKISSRTTLFAALAMIGVWYTGNEAGPQIYDYLSVQGKAELVEHKTLGLYLAIAIGIIALLKMAGCKLKNFMLEALAVVLLLAVTATTFLQGKMGGELVYNYGMPFKSYMIEKKLKKASVNAGQTEESDEKVEYYEDAIDEINSLSKKVDKIYGNSEVQAKDKE; encoded by the coding sequence ATGATGTTACATCCAGCTACAGCTCACTTTGCAATGGTTTTACCAATTGTTGCTTCAGTTTTCGGACTTATCTACCTTTTTACAAAAACTGAAGGTATGTCCAAAATTTCATCTCGTACAACACTTTTCGCAGCACTTGCTATGATTGGAGTTTGGTATACTGGAAATGAAGCAGGGCCGCAAATTTATGATTATTTAAGTGTGCAGGGCAAAGCAGAATTAGTTGAACACAAAACCCTCGGACTTTATTTAGCTATAGCAATTGGTATTATTGCTCTTTTAAAAATGGCTGGTTGCAAACTGAAAAACTTTATGCTTGAAGCACTCGCAGTAGTTTTACTTCTTGCTGTAACAGCAACAACTTTTCTTCAAGGTAAAATGGGTGGAGAATTAGTTTATAATTACGGTATGCCTTTTAAATCTTATATGATAGAAAAGAAACTAAAAAAAGCTTCTGTAAACGCTGGACAAACTGAAGAGTCTGATGAAAAAGTAGAGTATTATGAAGACGCTATTGATGAAATCAACTCATTGTCTAAAAAAGTAGATAAAATTTATGGAAACTCTGAAGTACAAGCAAAGGATAAAGAGTAA
- a CDS encoding c-type cytochrome, with protein sequence MKKMILCALVASATLLAADSAPAYKSGVLLPANGEAIYKQDCIQCHAADGKQTTMDSSTRVVYASINGLDAAKLAKELKDYRYGSVNKYGYGQLMKSTLVDLSYEEIDALAEYISTNIK encoded by the coding sequence ATGAAAAAAATGATTCTTTGCGCATTGGTAGCGAGTGCTACTTTATTAGCTGCAGATAGTGCACCAGCATACAAATCAGGAGTGTTATTACCAGCAAACGGTGAAGCAATTTATAAACAAGACTGTATCCAATGTCATGCAGCTGATGGGAAGCAAACTACAATGGATAGTTCTACAAGAGTTGTATATGCATCGATTAATGGATTAGATGCTGCTAAATTAGCAAAAGAGTTAAAAGACTACAGATATGGTAGTGTTAACAAATATGGTTATGGACAATTAATGAAAAGTACACTGGTTGATCTTTCTTATGAAGAGATAGATGCTCTTGCTGAGTATATTAGTACTAATATAAAATAA
- a CDS encoding PAS domain-containing protein → MSVTKSENSDEWFFSSDQYILSETDDRGLIVYANDLFCEMADYKLDELIGEPHNIVRHPDMPRIAFKGLWDDIQSKGFWTGIVKNLRKDGGHYWVHATALRKIHKDGRVTYLSVRRVPSRGEIEACIPLYAELKASE, encoded by the coding sequence ATGAGTGTAACTAAAAGTGAAAATTCGGATGAGTGGTTTTTCTCGTCTGATCAATATATACTGAGTGAAACTGATGATAGAGGTCTTATCGTATATGCCAACGATCTCTTTTGTGAGATGGCTGACTATAAGTTAGATGAGTTGATTGGTGAACCGCATAATATAGTTAGACATCCAGATATGCCGCGCATTGCGTTTAAAGGTCTTTGGGATGATATACAATCAAAAGGGTTTTGGACTGGGATTGTAAAGAATCTTAGAAAAGATGGTGGGCACTATTGGGTACATGCAACTGCTCTTAGAAAAATTCACAAAGATGGTAGAGTCACATATCTATCAGTTAGAAGAGTTCCCAGCAGAGGAGAAATAGAGGCATGTATACCTTTGTATGCAGAGTTAAAAGCAAGCGAATAG
- a CDS encoding c-type cytochrome: MFKLDRKSILIGASVFASSALLLTGCLPSSSSANEKAAVKTVATVSAPSTVGHYAIKNKTAIDGGVTYIRANGVETAYAYNQQSTKGVGFGRPATANEIKAWDVDALPDGTGLPEGEGSVEQGDELYEAQCASCHGDFGAGGKGYPQLTGGNQDKDENGILITLKNQRVYGKTDAPKRTVGTYWPKATTLFTYIRDAMPYATPKSLSADETYAITAYILAQNGIKIDGEKMGDDYVLDAEKLAKVVLPNNNGFYPNIDGPTGPEDVRAFFADRAKNIGAGTRCMTDCKDPGGKDGKTEAGIEKIKYEMSDVVPPYTTVRDLPPEVEDKTISKAEKMYNQSCKLCHATDNMGAPAVGDINAWNKVREKGFEQVLRNSINGVGGMPPKGGNEDLLPSDVKEIVDFMIDSSREH, from the coding sequence ATGTTCAAATTAGATCGTAAATCAATATTAATAGGAGCATCGGTATTTGCTAGTTCAGCTCTTCTGCTTACTGGATGTCTGCCTTCATCGTCTAGTGCGAATGAAAAAGCTGCTGTAAAAACAGTAGCTACAGTAAGTGCTCCTAGCACGGTTGGACACTATGCAATCAAAAATAAGACCGCAATTGATGGTGGTGTTACTTATATTAGAGCAAATGGTGTAGAAACAGCATACGCTTATAATCAGCAAAGCACTAAAGGTGTTGGCTTTGGTAGACCAGCAACAGCTAATGAGATTAAAGCATGGGATGTTGATGCACTACCAGATGGTACAGGCTTACCTGAAGGTGAAGGTTCTGTAGAGCAAGGTGATGAGCTCTATGAAGCGCAATGTGCTTCATGTCATGGTGATTTTGGAGCTGGTGGTAAAGGGTATCCTCAACTAACTGGTGGAAATCAAGATAAAGATGAAAACGGAATTCTTATAACTCTTAAAAATCAGAGAGTTTATGGAAAAACAGATGCACCAAAAAGAACTGTCGGTACTTATTGGCCAAAAGCTACTACACTTTTCACATATATAAGAGATGCTATGCCGTATGCAACTCCTAAAAGCTTAAGTGCAGATGAGACTTATGCAATTACAGCTTACATACTAGCTCAAAATGGCATAAAAATTGATGGCGAAAAGATGGGTGATGATTATGTTTTAGATGCAGAAAAACTTGCAAAAGTAGTTCTTCCAAATAATAATGGTTTTTATCCAAATATAGATGGTCCTACAGGTCCAGAAGACGTAAGAGCATTTTTTGCTGATCGTGCTAAAAATATTGGTGCTGGTACTAGATGTATGACAGACTGTAAAGATCCTGGTGGCAAAGACGGTAAAACAGAAGCAGGTATTGAGAAAATCAAATATGAAATGTCAGATGTTGTACCACCTTACACAACAGTAAGAGACTTACCACCAGAAGTAGAAGATAAAACAATATCTAAAGCTGAAAAGATGTACAATCAGTCTTGTAAGCTTTGCCATGCAACTGACAATATGGGTGCTCCAGCTGTCGGAGACATAAATGCATGGAACAAAGTAAGAGAAAAAGGTTTTGAACAAGTTCTTCGTAACTCTATTAACGGTGTAGGCGGAATGCCTCCAAAAGGTGGAAATGAAGATTTATTACCATCAGATGTTAAAGAAATAGTTGATTTTATGATAGATTCAAGTAGAGAGCACTAG
- a CDS encoding tetratricopeptide repeat protein translates to MIKIIISIAIFLSANLIANQKFEQSCNEGKMQYCIELGMLYYNGEGVKKDIKKSQIFFKKACKNRVSRGCYYLGYTFLRGGEGVEKSNRKAMLSFGRGCNIGSERSCVQYHKLKSKGH, encoded by the coding sequence ATGATTAAGATTATTATATCAATAGCGATATTTTTAAGTGCAAACTTAATTGCTAATCAAAAGTTTGAACAATCCTGTAATGAAGGAAAAATGCAATATTGTATAGAGTTAGGTATGCTATATTATAATGGAGAAGGTGTAAAAAAAGATATTAAAAAATCTCAAATATTTTTTAAAAAAGCATGTAAAAATAGGGTATCTAGAGGTTGTTATTACCTTGGTTATACATTTTTACGTGGTGGTGAAGGTGTTGAAAAAAGTAACAGAAAAGCAATGTTATCATTTGGAAGGGGTTGCAACATAGGTAGTGAACGTTCTTGCGTTCAATATCATAAGTTGAAGTCTAAAGGACATTAA